The DNA sequence CAGGAGACCGACCGGCTGCGCGTGAGCGCCGACGTGGACGAGCGGCCGCTGCGCGAGATCTATCTCCGCGGCTTCCAGCATGTCGTGACGCACGCCCAGCCGTGGACCGTCATGTGCTCCTACAACCGCATCAACGGCGTCTACGCGTCCGAGGACCCGTGGCTGCTCACCTCCGTCCTCCGCGACGAGTGGGGCTTCGACGGCCTCGTCGTCTCCGACTGGGGCGCGGTCAACGACCGGGTCAGCGCGCTCGTGGCCGGACTCGACCTGGAGATGCCGTCGAGCGGCGGCGTCACCGACGCGCAGCTCGTCGCCGCCGTGCGCAGCGGCGACCTGGCGGAGTCCGTGCTCGACACCGCGGCGGACCGGGTGATCGACCTGGTCGGGAAGGCGCTCGCCGGAGCCGACGCCGGCGCGACCTACGACGCGGAGGCGCACCACGCGCTCGCCAGGGAGGTCGCCGGCCGCAGCGTCGTACTGCTCAAGAACGAGGGCGTACTCCCGCTCTCCACCGACGCCGGCCGCACGATCGCCGTCGTCGGCGAGTTCGCCCGCACCCCGCGCTACCAGGGCGCCGGCTCCTCCCAGATCGTCCCGACCCGGCTGGACAACGCGCTCGACGAGCTGCACGCGCTCTCGGGCGACGCGACCGTGGTCTTCGCCCCGGGCTACACGCTGGGCGCCGACGCGGACGAGGTCGCACTGACAGCCGAGGCCGTCGGGGTCGCGGCCGGCGCCGACGACGTCGTGGTGTTCCTCGGCCTGCCGGGCGAGGACGAGTCGGAGGGCTTCGACCGCGAGCACCTCGAGCTCCCGGCCGCGCAGACCGCGCTGCTGGAGGCCGTCATCGCCGCGAATCCGCGCGTCACGGTCGTGCTCTCCAACGGCGGCGTCGTGCGTGTCTCCGGCTGGGCCGACCGCGTTCCCGCCATCGTGGAGGGCTGGCTGCTCGGCCAGGCCGGCGGCGGCGCGATCGCGGACGTGCTGTTCGGGGTGGTCAACCCGTCCGGCCGGCTCGCGGAGACCATCCCGGTGCGCCTGGAGGACACCGCCTCGTACCTCAACTTCCCCGGCGAGAAGGGTCACGTGCGCTACGGCGAGGGCCTGTTCGTCGGCTACCGAGACGTCGACGCGCGCGACGCGGCCGTCTCCTTCCCGTTCGGCCACGGCCTGTCCTATACGACGTTCGCGTTCGGTGCGCCGACGGCGACCGCGACGGACGACGGCATCCGGGTGACGGTGGAGGTCGCCAACACGGGCGACCGCGACGGCCGGGAGGTCGTGCAGGTCTACGTGTCCGTCCCTGCCTCACGGGTGCAGCGGCCGGTGCGCGAGCTGAAGGGCTTCGCCAACGTCGCCGTCGCGTCGGGCGCCACCGAGGCGGTCGTGATCGACCTCCCCGCCGAGGACCTCGCCTACTTCGACACCGAACTCGACGGCTGGACCGTGGAGGCCGGCGACTACGTCGTGGAGGTCGGGGCGTCGTCCCGCGACCTGCGCGGTTCGGCCGTGGTGACGCTGGCCGGTGACGGCCGCTCGGCCCCGCTCACGGCCGACTCCACGCTCGGCGAGTGGCTGAGCCACCCGGTCGGCGGCCCCATCCTGATGTCGGCGCTGGCCCAGAGCGCGGAGGCAGAGGGGATGGGCGCCATGCTCAACGACCCCGACCTGCGCCGGATGGCGGAGTCCATCCCGCTGGTGCGGGCGGCGTCGTTCCCGGGCAGCCCGGTCACCGCGGAGCAGCTGGACCAGCTGGTGGCCGCAGTGAACCGGTAGCGTACGCCCCTTTCGGCGACGATGAACCCCTTGCGGACGCAGGGGGGTCGGCGTTGCGTTGGCACTATGAGCGACCAGCGCGACGACAAGGATGCGGTCACCGGGCACGACCCGACCAACGGGCTCGCCGGCGACCTGGAGGGCGACGACGGCGGCGCCGCCACCCCCACAGCCGACCACAACGTGATCCAGGACGTGATCGCGGACCTCGATCCCGACCGGCCGATGAACGAGGACGACGACTCCGCGACGTCGTACAGCGAGGAGGGCAAGCCATGAGCGATACGAGCGGACTCCCCAACGCGGACGACCTGGGCGTGCCGGCCGAGGACGACCCGGATCGGTTCGAAGGCGGCGCGGGAGCTCAGAGCGCCGACCGCGACGCCCAGTCCGCCGAACCCGACGAGGACGACCCCGGCCAGGGCGGCGACGTCTCCGGCGCGCACCAGACCGGCGTCGCTCCGGAGGGCGCCGAGGACGTTACCACCCAGGACACCCAGGGTCCGGCCTCGCACGGCTCCGACGGCGCCGAGCCGCCGCCCGCGGACTTCGACCCGACCGAGCAGCCGTCCAACCCGGACCTGGTGCAGAACACCGAGCCGCCAGACGAGTGATAGTGCCGCGAGTGATCCAGCGCCGCGAGTAATCCGGCCATTCAGACTGCGGCCCCGCCCTCCGTCATCCGGGCGGGGCCGCTCTACGTCTCCACGGGCCGCGCCCGGACTCAGCCTTTCCGTGTCCCCCGGCTCGCGTACAGCCACACCCCGCCGACGACCGCCCCGATCACGAGCATCCAGATCCCCACCTGCAGGATCGACGTATCGCCGGAGCGGGGCAGGATCAGCCCGATCACGAACAGCACGGCACCGAGGTTGAGCAGCACCGCGGCCACCCAGCCGAGCGTCGTGCGCAGCGCTGCGTTCATTGCGGGTATCGTAGCCCGCCCCTCTGCGCCGGACCTCAGGCGGCCGGGCCCGGCGTCATAAATCGGCGGGGGCCTACGCCTGCCCCTGGTTGCCCGTCGCGGCCGGCTCCTCGTCGAGCGCCTCGTTGATCAGCGACGCCACCAGGAACTTCCAGTCCGAGCCCTCGTGCAGGGTCTCCACGTAACCGATCGGGACGGCGCCGAACACCGGCTCGTGCTCCTCGCCCTCGGCCGAGACGCGCACCAGGCGTCCAAGCTCTGCGTGCGTCTCGTCGAGCACCACCCACTCGCCCGGCGCCTTCTTCTCCACGTGGAAGATGCGCCCCCGGTACGGGTAGCGGACGCTCGACATCTCGAGTTCGCTGGCGGACATGGTCATCCTTCCGTCGGTGGACGCTCACTGAGCATCAAACGCCCCGGGGGCTGTGCTTGGCAAGATGCGCTGCCTACGCTGGGCGCCATGAGCACACAGCCGAACGAAGGCGTCCACAACATCGACGCGGCCTTCGCGCTCGTCCCCGAACCCTGGCAGCCGCACCGCCTGACCAGCGTGAACGACTACGACGTGAAGGTCGCGCGCCTCCAGGGCTCGTTCATCTGGCACTCCCACCCGGACACCGACGAGCTGTTCCTCGTGATCTCCGGCCGGCTCACCATCCAGCTCCGCGACCGGGAGGTGGAGCTGGGGCCGCACGACGTGTTCGTGGTCCCGAAGGGCGCCGAGCACTGCCCGTTCGCGGAGGACGAGGCGCTCGTCGTGATGTTCGAGCCGAAGGGCACCGTGAACACCGGCGACCGGCCGGGGGAGCGCACGAGCGCGCTGCGGGAGCTGCCGGACTGAGGCGCGGCGGCGGCAGGGCTCACAGCAGCCGGTCGAGGGCCTCCAGCAGCGCCGCGGGTCCGTCGAAGACCTCCTGCGCCCCGGCCTCCGTGAGCTCGGCCGCCCCCACCCCGCCGCAGAGCACGCCGACCGAACGGATCTGCGCCCGCCCCGCCGCGGTCATGTCCCACACCGAGTCGCCGACGACGAGCGCTTCCGCTGCCGTCGCGTCAGCGCGGCTCAGAGCGATCTGCAGGATGCCGGGGTCGGGCTTGGCCTCGTCCACGTCGTCGGCCGAGGTGGAGGCGTGCACCGCGTCGTCGGCGTCGATCGCCCGCCGCAGCATCGCCAGCTCGTCCTCGGCGGCGGAGGTCGCGAGCACGACCCGGATGCCGCGGTCCGCGACCGCACGCAGCAGGTCGGCGGCCCCGCCGAACGCGCGCAGCCGCGGTGCGAGCTCCTGGAGGTGCTGCGCGTGGAGCGCTCTGGCGCGGTCGTTCCACTCGTCGTCGCGCTCTCCCGCGACCTCGTGCAGGAGCTGCCCGGAGTCCCGGCCGAGCGCCCGGTGGATGCGCCATGCGTCGACGGGTGCGCCCAACTCGGCGAATGCGCGCTGCCAGGCGTCGATGTGGAGGTAGTTCGAGTCGACGAGGGTGCCGTCGACGTCGAAGAGCACGGTGCGGATGGTCATGTCCACGTCCTACACCCCTCGCCGCGAGCCCTCACCCCCTTGCCGTCGGTGGGCGTCGGGGGCAGGGTGCGGGCATGAGTCCCACTCCGCCTCCGGAACTGACCGACCCGCGCACCGCCATCGTGACCGGCTCCGACTCCGGCATCGGGAGGGCGACCGCCGTCGCGCTCGCCCGCGCCGGAATGGACGTCGGCGTGACGTGGCACTCCGACGAGGAGGGCGCGGCCGGGACCGCGCGCCTGGTCCGCGCCGAGGGCCGCAGGGCCGAGGTGACCAGGCTCGACACGACCGACGCGCCCGCCTGCGCCGACGTCGTGGACGAACTCGCCGACCGGCTCGGCGGCTGCGACGTGTTCGTGAACAACGCGGGCGTGAACGGCGGCCCGGCCTTCTTCGACACCGACTGGGACACCTGGCGCTCGACCCTGCTGGCCGACCTCGACGGCCCGTTCGCCTGCATCCAGCGGATCGCCCGCCGCATGGTCGACGGCGGCCGCGGCGGCCGGATCATCGGCGTGACCAGCGTGCACGAGCACCAGCCGCGGGTCGGGTCCGCCGCGTACGACGCCGCCAAGCACGGCCTCGGCGGCCTCCTGAAGACGCTCGCCCTGGAGCTGGGCGAGTACGGCATCACCTGCAACGCGGTCGCGCCCGGCGAGATCGCGACGCCCATGAACGACGCTGCGGACGTCGACCCGCGGCAGGTGCACCGCCCGGGTGTCCCGCTCGGCCGTCCGGGCGCACCGGAGGAGGTCGCGGCCGTGATCGCGTTCCTGGCCTCGCCCGCCGCGTCGTACGTCACGGGTGCGTCGTGGACGGTCGACGGCGGGATGCTGCAGATGGGTCCACAGGCTGGCTCGCACCTCGGCTCCGACGAGTGGCGGCGCAACTGACGGGACGGCTCCCGGTCACCCGATCAGCGACACCGCCCGCGCGATCACCAGCGCCAGCAGCACGAACCCCGCGAACGACTCGAGTGCCATCAGCAGCTTCGCCCGGTGGGTCAGCGGCATCGTGTCGGTCGCGCTGAACGCCATCGAGTTGGACAGCGAGAAGTAGAAGTAGTCGATGTAGTTGGGCACCCAGTCCATCTTCTCGCTGGAGCCGCGGGCGACCTCCACGATCGTGCCGGCGTCCTCGTCCTGCGGGAACCGGAAGTCGGCCAGCGGCAGTCGCTTGCGTGCGAGGGTGACGCGCGCCACCGGTCCGCCGCGGTCCATCGTCCAGTAGACCAGCGCGAACGCGATCACGTTGGTGATCCACACCTGGAGCGAGGCGAGCAGGATCTCCTGCCCGTTGCCGTGCTTGTTGAGCAGCCGCACCACGGTCTCCACGAACGCGATCTGGTTGGCGGCGAGGATGAGCACCGCCAGCGCGATCTCCGCACGCCGCGACCACCTCGACTCGCGGGCCAGCCGATGCGGGTTGTAGATGATGAGCGCGACCAGCATCAGCACGCAGACGCCCACCACCGACCAGCGGGCGATCGGCGGGACGACGCTCGGGAGGAGCGCGTACGCCACCAGTGCGACCAGGGTGCCGATCACCGCGGGCCAGCGGTGCTCGGGGGCGACGGCCCGCCCGCGCCTGTCGTCGTCGGAGTCGTCCTCGTGGCTCATTCCGTGGACAGTACGCCTCAGTTGAAGATGGCCCACTCCGAACGGCTGATCTTGGCGCGCTGGCCGTTGATCACCAGGTACCAGCTCTCCTCGTCGCGATGGAGGTACTGGGCGAGCATGGTGGTGTACCGCCACTCGCCATTGACCTGGCTCCAGCGGATCAGGGAGATGAGCTGCCCTTGGCGCAGGTAGGGCACCGCCACGAAGTCATCGTGGCGCGGATGTTCCGGACCGCCGATCTGGCGCCCCGTCCTCGGAGTGCTCATGCGTCACTTTAACCCCAAGAGACGCGATTTGGGAACAGTTTCGAAGATGTTGAAATGAAATAGATTTCGTGTCAATCAGCTATGGATTCGCTGTGCAGGCGGAGGGTCCAGACCGTGAGCGGACGGCCGTCGACATGCGTCCCTGAGCGGAAGCGCGTGAAGCCGCAGCGCACTGCCACTGCCTCGCTCGCGGCGTTCCCGTCCAGCGTGCTGAGCCAGACGACGCGCTCGCCCTGAGCGCCGAGCCACGCGGAGAGCGCGCTGACGGCGCTGGTCACGAGGCCGCGGCCCCGCGCCTCCGGACGGAGGGCGTAGAAGACCTCGAAGCCGTCCTCCGACTTCCCGAAGCCGACGGTCCCGAGCGCTTCGCCGCCTTCGTCGACGACGTAGCGGATCCCGTGGGCGGCGTCGGCCGCGCGCACGTTGCGCTGGGCGCGGAGCCGCGCGCCGTCCTCGTCCAGGTCGGCGGGGTACATGGTCCAGGTCGGGACGTCCTCGACACGGGCCAGGGTGAGCTCGATGGGCCAGTCGTCCGCCTCGAGGCGGCGGAGGACGACGCCGGCGTGGTCGTCGAGGGCGAGGCGCAGCGGGAACGGGTCCATGCCAGGAGGCTACGCCACGGGCCGCGGCCGATCGGGCGACCGGCCGCGACCCTGAGCGGGCGGAGGTCAGCTCGCCGGGGACAGCACCGGCACCGTCGCGACGGCGCGGGTGCGCACCGACTCGTAGGCGCCGAGGATGATGCCGAGCACCTCGATGCCCTCCTTCTGCGTGTGCAGCGGGCGGGTGCCGTCGAGGACGCTGCGCGCGAAGTGATTCAGCTCCTCGCCGAACTGGTGCACCGGCTCCAGTTCGATGACGGTCGGCTCGGCCTCGCCGCGCTTCTTGAGCGTGAGCGTCGTGCCGTCGGAGGTCAGGCTGCCCAGCTCGCCGACGGCCGAGAACTTCTCGGTTCCCGGCGCCGCCTCGTACGCCCAGCTCGTGACGACGGTGCCGATGACGCCGTTGTCGAAGCGGACGAGCACGGTGGCGGAGTCCTCGCCCTCCATGAACGACAGCCGGTGCGTGGCGAGCATGGCGGTGACCTCCACCGGGGCGCCGCCGGCCAGGTGCAGCAGCAGGTAGGTCGGGTGGTAGCCGGTGTCGATCAGCTCGCCGCCGCCGGAGGTCGACGCGTGCGCGCGCCAGCCCATGTTCGCCGGGTCGAAGTCGTTGAAGAACGAGTCGGTCGTGCGCACCTCGTAGACGCGCCCGATCGCGCCGGACTCGATCAGCTCCTTCGCCCGGGCGACGGCCGGGAGGAACAGCTGGTTGTGCGCGCACATCAGCGTGACCCCGGCCTCCTCGACCGCGGCGGAGACCTCGGCGGCCTCCTCCGGGGTCAGGCACAGCGGCTTCTCGCACAGGATGTGCTTGCCTGCTCGGGCGGCGGCGACGATCGCGTCCTTGTGCAGGTGGTGCGGGAGGCAGATGTCGACGGCGTCGATGTCGGCCTCGGCGAGCATGACGCGGTAGTCGGCGTAGATCGCCGCGCCGGCCGCCTCCGCGCGTTTCTCGGCGCTCTCGCGCACCGGGTCGGACACGGCGGCGAAGGTGATGACGTCGGGGTTGCGGAGGTAGCCCTCCACGTGCGCGCCGGCGATGCCGCCGGCCCCGATCAGCCCGATACGAACGGTGTTGCTGGACATAGAAGAACTCCCAAGGGGATCGAGGGGCATGTGAACGCCCCGAAAAGTGCCGCTTGAGGGCGTTTGCGTGCCCCTCGGCGGAGAGAAGGTGTGGAGAAGGTGGGGGTCAGCGGGTGGCGGCCGGCACGGCGGGCTCGACGGGGCGGCCTTCGGCGGCGGAGGCATTCGCCGCGACCACGACGCGGGTGAGCGCGAGCGCGTGGTCGAGGTTCGCGTCGGCCCGGCTGCCGTCGTGGATGCGTTCCACCCACTCGTCGAACGCGCCGGCGCCGTTGTCGGGCACCGCCAGCTCCTGCCAGCCGTCTCCGGTGTTCAGGAACAGGCCGCCCGCGGCGCCGCCGTACGAGAGCGCGCCGTGCGTGCCGCGCAGCTCGATGGTGAAGTCGCCCGGGCTCTGCACGAGGCTCGCCTCGATGACGCCGATCCGTCCGCCGTCGAACTCGGCCGTGACCACCGCGTTGTCGTCCACCTCGCGGCCGGTGAGGCTCCCGTAGGTGGCGGTGACCCGCTGCGGCTCGCTCCGGTGGAACAGGCGCGTGAGGTAGATCGGGTGGCAGCCGAGGTCGGTCAGTGCGCCGCCGTAGGCCTCCGCGAGGTTGCCGAACCGGTCGGGCAGCCAGCCGGCGATCCAGCCGTCGTGCGCCAGGCGCACCCGGCTGTAGGCCAGTTCGCCGAGCGTGCCGGCGTCGAGGACCTCCTGGATCGCGGCGGTGTAGCCGTGGTACAGGCGGGGGAGCGAGACCACGAGCGAGACGCCCGCGGTGTCGGCGGCGGCGACGAGCGCGTCGGCGTCCGCCACGGTCGGCGCGAGCACCTTCTCGGTGAAGACGTGCTTGCCCGCGGCGATGGCGCGCGAGATCACATCGACATGCTGGTCGGTGGAGGTGGTGACCGTGACGCCGTCGAGGGAATCTCGGGCGAGCAGTTCGTCGAGGTCGGCGACGAACTCGACGTCGAACTTCTCCGCGGCCTCCCGGCCGCGTTCGGGGTCGTCGTCCCAGATGGCGACGAGGGTGGTGCCGGGATGCTCCTGGGCGTCGCGGGCGTAATCGCGCCCGTGGACGTGCCAGAAGCCGAGCGCAGCGACAGCGAGTGGTTGGGACATGCCTGTGAAGGCCTCCTTGCCTGGTATTCGATGCGCGCGAACCCGTCCAGCCTAACCACTTCGCGGTGTCCGCCGCACGTCTTTTGCCGGATTGCCAGCAGAAGTGGCCCGCGTCCGATCGAGCATTCGTGCCGAATCGCTGCTTTCGCGCACCCAGAGTCGACATTCGTGCCGAATCGCGCGGGAGACGGTAGCGTCGGGGGGTGTGACGCGGATAGTCCTGCATCGGGAGTGGCACGGCGACGAGGACTTGCCGCACCCGCCGCTGCTGCTGATCCACGGCGGCGGCTCCACGATCCCGTCGAACTGGGGGATGCTGCTCCCGCTCCTGGAGCGCAGCCGCTCGGTGCTCGCGGTCGAGCTGCAGGGCCACGGCCGCACGGAGTCCGGCGACCGCGAGCCGTCGTTCGAGGAGTCGGCGGACGACGTCGCCGCCGTACTGGAGGAGCTGCGGCTCGGCCCGGTCGACGTGCTCGGCTTCAGCAACGGCGGCCAGGTCGCGTTCCAGCTCGCCGCCCGGCATCCCGGGCGGGTGCGCCGGCTGGTGCTGGCGTCCGCCCCGCTGCGCAGGGACGCGATGGTCGACGGCTTCTGGGAGGGGCTGGAGGCCGGCCGCTTCGAGGACCTGCCCGCCGTCTACGCGGACGCCGACCTCGCCGTCAGCCGCGACCTCGGTCACGCCCGGCGGATGTTCGAGCTCGACCGCGCGCTCATGCTGGGCTTCGAGGACTTCCCCGACGAGCTGGTCGCGTCGGTCGCCGCTCCGACGCTCGTGGTCGGCGCCGACCGCGACGTGGTCCGCGCAGAGCACTTCGTGGCGGTCACGGCGCTCCTGCCGGACGCGCGCCTGCTGATCGTGCCGGGCAGTCACGGCGACTACCTGGGCGAGGTGCTGGCCGCGGGAGGCGACGACCGGGCGCTGCGCGCGTTCCTGCCGCAGTTGCTGGCGTTCCTCGACGGGCGCCTGACATGAGGCGCAGGCCGCCCGAGCCGTCGAGTTAGCCCGCGCGAAACGCTGGCAATCCGCCCGCGGAGGCGATGTGCGGTCGCGCGTCCTGGCAGGCTGGAGCCCGTCGAAGGGGAGTAGCTCCCCGCGGCACGTCGACACACTGGCCGGCCACGAAGCCCGGCCCGGCGTGCCACCTCGCGCAGCGCGTCAGCGTCCGCGGGGCGAGCGAGACCTTCGGCCACCCGTCAGCGGTGGCCGGTCTCCTCGCGCGCCCGGTCGCCGCGCGAGCGAGAGGACCGTCCGATGCCAGGACCCGCCCCCGTCACCCGCCCCACACCCACCCGTTCCGTCACCGCGCCGCGCCGCCCGGGCGCTCGCCTTCTCGTCCCGCTTGGCATCGTCGCGGCCGTCGCAGCCCAGGGCGTCGCACTGCGGCTGACCGGCGTCGACCTCCCTCCTGCGGCCGGGATGCTCTCCTTCGGCCTCGCCATCGTCGCCGCCGCCTTCGCGCTCGCGTGGGCCGGTGAGGCCGCGGAGCTGGACATCTCGGGAGGCCTCGCCGTCGGCCTTCTCGCCGTCATCGCGATCCTGCCCGAGTACGCGATCGACCTCTACTTCGCGTTCTCCGCCGGCGCCGACCCGTCGCTGGCGCCGTATGCGGCTGCCAACATGACCGGCTCCAACCGGCTCCTCCTCGGGTTCGGCTGGCCCTTCCTGCTGCTGGTCGCCTTCCTCGCGCTCCGGGCGCTGCGCGGGCGCCGCTCGCCCGACCCGGACGTGCGCAGCAAGCCGTTCGCGATCGCGCTGCCGCGGCAGAACCGCACCGAGCTCGGCCTCCTGCTGGTCGCCTCTGCGCTGACCCTCGTCATCCCGCTGACCGGCCGGATCGACGTCGCCCTCGGGGTCGTCCTCCTGGCGCTGTTCGTCTACTACCTGGTCCGCGTGGCTCACAACGAGACCGAGGAGCCCGAGCTGGTGGGCGTCGCCCGCGACCTCGGTGCGTTGCCGAAGCGGGTTCGCCGCGCGACCGTCGTCGGGATCTTCGTCGTCGCGGCGATCGTGATCCTGCTGCTCGCCGAGCCGTTCGCGCACAGTCTGGTCTCGGGAGGCCGCGCTCTCGGGATCGACGACTTCCTGCTGGTGCAGTGGCTCGCCCCGCTCGCCTCCGAGGCTCCCGAGTTCGTGATCGCGGTGCTCTTCGTCGTGCGGGGCCGGGCGGCGGCGGGCCTCGGCATCCTGCTCGCGAGCAAGGTCAACCAGTGGACGGCGCTCGTCGGCACCCTCCCGCTGGCGCACGCGATCGGCGGCGGAGGCTGGGCGCTGCCGCTCGACGCACGGCAGACCGAGGAGTTCGTCCTGACGGCGACGCAGACCCTGCTGGGCGTCGCCGTCCTGCTGTCGCTGCGGTTCGGCTGGCGCTGGGCGGTCGCCCTGTTCGTGCTGTTCGCCGCCACCTTCGTGTTCCCGTCGACGGAGGCGCGCTGGATCGTCTCCGGCGGCTACGCGCTGCTGGCCATCGTGCTGTTCGCGGTGCGGGGACGCGCGCTCGGGCGGGCGCTGGCGGCGCCGTTCCGGAGGTCGTGACCAGGCGCGTAGCGCTTCGGGTCGGAGCGCTTTGCCAGGGAGAGCGCTTTCCCGCGCTGGACCAGCAGTATCGGTGAACCGGGTCGGTGTCAATCCCCTCTATTCGCCCAGCAGTTCGCCCTCGAAGTGAGGCACTATGGCACGTATGGGAAAACTGCTCTACGGCGCAGGTCAGGAGTATGACCTCGACGACCGCGTGCTGAGCCACGTCAAGCTCGCGATCGTCGCCAAACTGCGCCGCCATGAGAGCTTCCTGCTCAATTGGGACGTGCCCGTCGACCAGGGTTCGGGGCGCGTCTCGCTCTGGATCAGCCGCGAGATCCCGTTGGCGTTCCAGTTCGCCGGGAGCCGCCCTCCGGCGATCAACGCGCAGTGGCTGGAGGCGCTCATGCACACCTCGCAGCGCACCGGCGGCATGGTCGTGATGGCCGAGGACCAGCTCGAGCAGCACTTGCCCGTTTGATCGATCAATCGCCGCGCGCGTCGTCGAGAGCTCGCTCCGCGTCCCGCACGGCGTGCTGCAGCTCGGGGATGCGCCGCCGGAGCGCGCGCTCGGCGGCCTTCGACTCGGCGAGCTCGGCCTCGGTGCGCTGAAGGCGCCGTTCGAGCGTGTCGCGCTCGGCCTCCAGGTCGGAGCGGCGTTCGACCTCCGTGTCCAGCTCGTCGTCGAGCGCCTCGGCGTCGGCCCTGGCGCGCTCCAGGGCGCGCTCGGCGGCCCGGACGGTGCGCTCGCGCTCCCGGCGCTCGCTCGCGGACTCGGACCGCTCCTGCTCGGGCGCGTGCTCCGGCGGCGCCGTCTCCCGAGGTTTCGCCGTCTTCCGGCTCTTCGCCGGCGCGGCGGCCGCCACCGGCTCGGCGTTCCGCTGTGCCAGGGCGGCCAGCTCCTCCTCGTCCAGCGGCAGCGCGACAGCCTCGGACACATCCACCGATTCCACGCCGGTCGACTCGAGCGCGCGCACCAGCATCCCGCTGCGCACGGCGGCGGCGGCGACCGGGTCCACCACCGCGGCCTGAAGGGTCTCCTCCACCTCGCGCCCGACCGCCGCGCTCGTCCCCAGGTCGCGGAGGGCGCGCTGCAGCAGGCGCTGCCGCTCGCGGGTCAGGTCGCGGATCGCGTCCCGGTCGCGGGCGGCGAAGGCGTCCCGCATCCGGTCGCCGAGGTCGAGGATGCGGTCGACCAGCTCGGGGTCGCGACGGGTCAGCGCGTTGACCGCCGCGGCGGACGCGGTCGGCTTGCGCAGAGCCGTGATGCTCGTGCGGAGGTCGCGGTCCGCGCCCGCGGCGGCCGCCGACCGCGCGGCGACGAACTCCGCGGGATCGACCCCGTACAGGTCCGCGGCCACGTCGCGCAGGTCCATGGCGCGAGTGTACGCGTGCCGGGGCTCAGTGGTCGCGCAGCTCCTTCACGAGCTCCGATTTGGTCTTCTTCGAGTAGCCGCTCAGGCCGAGCTCCTTGGCGCGCTTCTTCAGCTCCGGCACCGTCCAGTCGTCGTACGATCCCGACTCTCCGCCCTTGTGTCCGACGGACTTCCTGCCGCGCGCGGCGGCGG is a window from the Leifsonia shinshuensis genome containing:
- a CDS encoding alpha/beta fold hydrolase, which codes for MTRIVLHREWHGDEDLPHPPLLLIHGGGSTIPSNWGMLLPLLERSRSVLAVELQGHGRTESGDREPSFEESADDVAAVLEELRLGPVDVLGFSNGGQVAFQLAARHPGRVRRLVLASAPLRRDAMVDGFWEGLEAGRFEDLPAVYADADLAVSRDLGHARRMFELDRALMLGFEDFPDELVASVAAPTLVVGADRDVVRAEHFVAVTALLPDARLLIVPGSHGDYLGEVLAAGGDDRALRAFLPQLLAFLDGRLT
- a CDS encoding sodium:proton exchanger — translated: MPGPAPVTRPTPTRSVTAPRRPGARLLVPLGIVAAVAAQGVALRLTGVDLPPAAGMLSFGLAIVAAAFALAWAGEAAELDISGGLAVGLLAVIAILPEYAIDLYFAFSAGADPSLAPYAAANMTGSNRLLLGFGWPFLLLVAFLALRALRGRRSPDPDVRSKPFAIALPRQNRTELGLLLVASALTLVIPLTGRIDVALGVVLLALFVYYLVRVAHNETEEPELVGVARDLGALPKRVRRATVVGIFVVAAIVILLLAEPFAHSLVSGGRALGIDDFLLVQWLAPLASEAPEFVIAVLFVVRGRAAAGLGILLASKVNQWTALVGTLPLAHAIGGGGWALPLDARQTEEFVLTATQTLLGVAVLLSLRFGWRWAVALFVLFAATFVFPSTEARWIVSGGYALLAIVLFAVRGRALGRALAAPFRRS
- a CDS encoding DUF7882 family protein: MGKLLYGAGQEYDLDDRVLSHVKLAIVAKLRRHESFLLNWDVPVDQGSGRVSLWISREIPLAFQFAGSRPPAINAQWLEALMHTSQRTGGMVVMAEDQLEQHLPV
- a CDS encoding DUF7218 family protein; this encodes MPGRENSLKDQELYEKLRDEGNSKEKSARISNAAAARGRKSVGHKGGESGSYDDWTVPELKKRAKELGLSGYSKKTKSELVKELRDH